One window of the Wolbachia endosymbiont of Encarsia formosa genome contains the following:
- a CDS encoding aspartate-semialdehyde dehydrogenase, whose product MGCKIAVIGATGRVGREVLSALAEFQDEGKISIDSVVAFASKKSEGKKVSFGDEELTVLDLENYDFVGINIAIFCAGSHVSERYVPIATEAGCIVVDNTSHFRMKEGVPLVIPEINKDKITEYKNHNIISNPNCTTIQMLLALHLLHQKAKIKRIVASTYQSTSGVGKAAMDELYNQTKKIFMNEAKKPEIFPKQIAFNCIPHIGEFMEDGSTKEEWKMQEEAKKILEEDIKVTATCVRVPVLVGHAIAVNVEFDQHITEEEAREMLSEDDGVLVQDKREDGGYMTQVDVVQEDAVYISRIRQDDTVKHGLNMWIVADNLRKGAALNIVQILEILIKEHLYLNNLNLY is encoded by the coding sequence ATGGGATGTAAGATTGCAGTTATTGGAGCAACAGGAAGAGTAGGGCGTGAGGTATTAAGCGCGCTTGCCGAGTTTCAAGACGAAGGAAAAATTTCAATAGATTCTGTTGTTGCTTTTGCATCAAAAAAATCAGAGGGAAAAAAGGTAAGTTTCGGCGATGAAGAATTAACTGTCTTAGACCTTGAGAACTACGATTTTGTTGGAATTAATATAGCAATTTTCTGTGCTGGGTCTCATGTTTCCGAGAGATACGTACCGATTGCAACTGAAGCTGGATGTATTGTCGTAGATAATACCTCTCATTTTAGGATGAAAGAAGGCGTGCCACTAGTTATTCCAGAGATCAACAAAGATAAAATTACGGAGTATAAAAACCATAACATAATATCTAATCCAAATTGTACTACAATACAAATGTTGCTGGCATTACATTTATTACACCAAAAAGCAAAAATAAAGAGAATCGTTGCTTCAACTTATCAATCAACTTCTGGTGTAGGTAAAGCAGCAATGGATGAGCTTTACAATCAGACAAAAAAAATCTTTATGAATGAAGCTAAAAAACCTGAAATATTTCCTAAGCAAATAGCATTTAATTGCATTCCTCATATAGGAGAGTTCATGGAAGATGGTTCTACAAAAGAGGAGTGGAAAATGCAAGAGGAGGCAAAAAAAATTTTAGAAGAGGATATAAAAGTAACTGCAACTTGTGTCCGAGTACCTGTTCTTGTTGGTCATGCTATAGCAGTAAATGTAGAATTTGATCAGCATATAACTGAAGAAGAAGCTCGTGAAATGCTAAGTGAAGACGATGGAGTTTTAGTGCAAGATAAGCGCGAAGATGGTGGATATATGACTCAGGTTGATGTTGTGCAAGAGGATGCCGTATACATATCGCGTATTAGACAAGACGATACCGTTAAACACGGATTAAATATGTGGATAGTAGCTGATAATCTACGCAAAGGTGCAGCACTAAATATAGTGCAGATCTTGGAGATCTTGATCAAAGAGCATTTATATCTCAATAACTTAAATCTATATTGA